A single Antechinus flavipes isolate AdamAnt ecotype Samford, QLD, Australia chromosome 5, AdamAnt_v2, whole genome shotgun sequence DNA region contains:
- the EMP1 gene encoding epithelial membrane protein 1 translates to MLVLLAGIFVVHIATVIMLFVSTIANVWVVAKNGTYSAGLWNICDNGKCNEALPYAEEDALKSVQAFMILAIIFSVISLIVFIFQLFTMEKGNRFFLSGAMMLVCWLCILIAVSIYTDKYANHNLKFPIDHHGYCFILAWICFCFSFIIGVLYLVLRKK, encoded by the exons ATGTTGGTACTACTGGCCGGGATCTTTGTGGTCCACATTGCCACAGTCATCATGTTGTTTGTCTCAACCATTGCAAAT gTGTGGGTAGTTGCAAAGAATGGGACCTACTCTGCGGGTCTTTGGAATATCTGTGATAATGGGAAATGTAATGAAGCCCTACCATATGCAGAGGAGG ATGCCCTCAAATCCGTGCAAGCCTTCATGATTCTGGCCATCATCTTCTCCGTCATTTCTCTTATCGTTTTCATATTCCAACTCTTCACCATGGAAAAAGGAAACCGGTTCTTCCTCTCGGGTGCCATGATGCTGGTTTGCT GGTTATGCATTCTGATTGCCGTTTCCATCTACACTGATAAATATGCTAACCACAACCTTAAATTCCCAATTGATCACCACGGATACTGCTTTATTCTGGCCTGGATCTGCTTCTGCTTTAGCTTCATTATTGGTGTCCTCTATCTGGTCCTTAGAAAGAAATAA